One region of Syntrophobacter fumaroxidans MPOB genomic DNA includes:
- a CDS encoding tRNA1(Val) (adenine(37)-N6)-methyltransferase, which yields MVIQEKRGYRFSLDAVLLAGLVGVRPRERVVDLGTGCAVIPLIVAYRGQGRSVVGVELQPELVRLARKNVEVNGFVDSIRILEADFKEITSSFPPGTFDLVLSNPPYRRLASGRMNAVRQKAVARHELAGSAEDVFRAASHLLVQGGRLALIYPASRVGLLFVLARRYGFNAKRFTVIHSNASEPARLVYFECRKGGGEELLVTAPFFIYREDGGPTDAMRALYEA from the coding sequence ATTGTTATTCAGGAGAAAAGGGGTTATCGTTTTTCCCTCGACGCGGTGCTGCTTGCCGGGCTCGTCGGGGTTCGCCCGCGCGAACGCGTTGTGGACCTGGGGACGGGGTGTGCGGTTATCCCGCTTATCGTGGCGTATCGCGGACAGGGGCGCAGTGTCGTCGGGGTGGAATTACAGCCCGAGCTGGTGAGGCTGGCCAGGAAGAATGTCGAGGTCAACGGTTTTGTTGATTCGATTCGGATCCTCGAAGCGGATTTCAAAGAGATCACATCGTCTTTTCCGCCCGGGACGTTTGACCTCGTGCTGAGCAACCCTCCTTACAGGCGCCTGGCATCGGGCCGAATGAACGCGGTTCGGCAAAAAGCCGTCGCCAGGCATGAACTGGCGGGATCCGCGGAAGACGTTTTTCGCGCGGCTTCTCATCTTCTCGTGCAGGGGGGGAGGCTGGCGCTCATATACCCGGCCTCGCGCGTCGGGCTTCTTTTTGTCCTGGCACGCCGGTACGGGTTCAACGCGAAGCGGTTCACCGTCATCCATTCGAACGCCTCGGAGCCGGCGCGCCTGGTGTATTTCGAGTGCCGGAAGGGGGGCGGGGAGGAACTGCTCGTTACTGCTCCGTTTTTCATCTACCGGGAAGACGGAGGCCCTACCGACGCGATGCGGGCTTTGTACGAAGCGTGA
- a CDS encoding beta-ketoacyl-ACP synthase III: MPVRTAYIKSVGRFLPERRLTNKDLEKMVNTNDEWIMTRTGIRERRILEPGLGNSHMAVRASRECLDRAGVDPMELDAIIVGTVTPDMLFPATACLVQNALGAKNAWGYDLSAGCSGFLFSLTTGAQLIESGRNHKVLVIGSDVMSSILDYEDRNTCVLFGDGAGAVLLEPCPEGGHGLIDFIHHIDGSGGPLLYMKAGGSLYPPSPETVRNKEHFVTQEGKQVFKAAVTEMANVSAEILERNGLTGDDVALFIPHQANLRIIDACANRMGIDHDKVVINIDRYANTTSGTLPLCLYDAVVEQERLKKGDYVVMSAFGAGFTWGSILLRWWR; this comes from the coding sequence ATGCCTGTTCGAACCGCATACATCAAGTCGGTCGGCCGATTCCTTCCGGAACGGCGGCTGACGAATAAAGACCTGGAAAAGATGGTGAACACCAACGATGAGTGGATCATGACCCGCACGGGTATCCGGGAGAGGCGCATTTTGGAGCCCGGCCTGGGGAATTCGCACATGGCCGTCAGGGCCTCTCGGGAGTGCCTGGACCGCGCGGGTGTCGACCCGATGGAACTCGATGCCATCATCGTTGGGACCGTCACTCCCGATATGCTGTTTCCCGCCACCGCGTGCCTCGTGCAAAACGCTCTCGGGGCGAAGAACGCCTGGGGATACGACCTGTCGGCCGGTTGTTCGGGGTTCCTCTTCTCCCTCACCACGGGCGCGCAGCTGATCGAATCCGGGCGGAACCACAAGGTTCTGGTGATCGGGAGCGATGTCATGAGCAGCATTCTCGATTACGAGGACCGGAACACGTGCGTGCTCTTCGGTGACGGCGCGGGCGCCGTGCTCCTTGAACCGTGCCCCGAAGGGGGGCACGGGTTGATCGACTTCATCCACCACATCGATGGTTCCGGGGGGCCGCTCCTGTACATGAAAGCGGGCGGCAGTCTGTATCCTCCCAGTCCGGAAACGGTCCGAAACAAAGAGCATTTTGTCACCCAGGAAGGCAAGCAGGTATTCAAGGCGGCCGTTACGGAAATGGCGAACGTGTCGGCGGAAATCCTGGAACGCAACGGGTTGACCGGCGATGATGTGGCGTTGTTCATTCCCCACCAGGCCAATCTGAGAATCATCGACGCCTGTGCCAACCGGATGGGGATAGATCACGACAAGGTGGTGATCAACATCGATCGTTACGCAAACACGACTTCGGGGACTCTGCCGCTTTGCCTCTACGACGCCGTGGTGGAACAGGAGCGTCTCAAGAAGGGCGACTACGTCGTCATGTCCGCTTTTGGCGCGGGGTTTACCTGGGGGAGCATTCTCCTGCGATGGTGGCGATGA
- a CDS encoding DUF434 domain-containing protein: protein MTDRFPGLHDERQWVLNQAAADFYLLQNRLYPRRAALEWVGNRYRLTVRERELLNRGVFGQAEALARKAKRRCASALGGQCLVVDGHNVQITVESAVLGRPLLKANDGAVRDVAGQSARYRLSETSEVALDMIFQFLGIFRPGRVDFLFDAPMSHSGMLASACRRRLKSLGLDGDARAVPVPEREMTRAECIVAGSDRAVLDACSRWHDLAHEVIDLSCPCNMFVDFSDLILAQSRRS, encoded by the coding sequence ATGACGGACCGGTTCCCGGGCTTGCATGATGAGCGGCAATGGGTGCTCAATCAGGCCGCCGCCGACTTCTACCTCCTGCAGAATCGGCTGTACCCGCGCAGGGCCGCGCTTGAGTGGGTGGGTAACCGATATCGGCTGACCGTTCGGGAGCGGGAACTGCTCAATCGCGGTGTATTCGGGCAGGCGGAGGCCCTTGCCCGCAAGGCCAAGAGGAGATGTGCGTCCGCCCTGGGCGGGCAATGTCTGGTGGTGGACGGCCACAACGTGCAGATAACGGTGGAGAGCGCCGTTCTGGGGCGCCCCCTGCTCAAGGCCAACGATGGAGCGGTGCGTGACGTGGCGGGACAGTCGGCTCGATATCGGCTGTCGGAAACGAGCGAGGTGGCTCTGGACATGATTTTTCAATTCCTGGGCATCTTTCGGCCCGGGCGGGTCGATTTTCTGTTTGATGCTCCGATGAGCCACAGCGGCATGCTGGCAAGTGCCTGTCGACGGCGGTTGAAGTCCCTCGGGCTGGACGGCGACGCGCGCGCGGTGCCCGTACCGGAGCGTGAAATGACCCGGGCGGAATGCATCGTGGCCGGCAGCGACCGGGCGGTCCTGGACGCCTGCAGCCGATGGCACGACCTGGCCCACGAAGTGATCGACCTTTCATGTCCCTGCAACATGTTCGTGGATTTTTCAGACTTGATCCTGGCTCAATCCCGGCGGTCCTGA
- a CDS encoding SDR family oxidoreductase, with amino-acid sequence MDLGLRGKVAFIAGGSQGLGRAVSMEMAREGAKIAVCALDNPELPKAVEEIRAATGAEIIGIPADLTDSAQASDFVRKGLEHYGTVDIMVTNAGGPPVKTFLEIDDELWHYGFRLNLMSTIIMAREVIPTMMKKRWGRIVNMTSISVKQPLDGLILSNTVRSGVIGLAKSLSNELAPYNITVNNVCPGYTMTERVRSLSVTVANAEGVRPEDIIKRWEATIPMGRLGKPEEFAALVTFLASERAGYITGASVQIDGGFFKGVA; translated from the coding sequence ATGGATTTGGGTTTGAGGGGAAAGGTGGCTTTCATCGCGGGTGGGAGCCAGGGACTGGGCCGGGCGGTATCCATGGAAATGGCTCGGGAAGGGGCGAAGATCGCCGTGTGTGCTCTCGACAATCCGGAGCTGCCGAAGGCGGTCGAGGAGATTCGTGCGGCCACGGGGGCCGAGATCATCGGAATACCGGCGGACCTGACGGATTCCGCCCAGGCTTCCGATTTCGTGCGCAAGGGACTGGAGCACTACGGTACGGTCGATATCATGGTGACCAATGCGGGCGGCCCTCCCGTCAAGACTTTCCTCGAGATAGACGATGAGCTGTGGCACTACGGATTTCGGCTGAACCTGATGAGTACGATCATCATGGCCCGTGAGGTCATTCCCACCATGATGAAGAAACGGTGGGGCCGCATCGTCAACATGACCTCGATATCGGTGAAGCAGCCCCTGGATGGGCTCATCCTGTCCAACACGGTCCGCTCCGGGGTCATCGGCCTGGCCAAGAGTCTCTCCAACGAGCTTGCCCCCTACAACATCACGGTCAACAATGTCTGCCCCGGATATACCATGACCGAACGCGTGCGTTCCCTGTCGGTGACTGTGGCGAATGCGGAAGGAGTCCGTCCCGAAGACATCATCAAGCGGTGGGAGGCGACGATCCCGATGGGCCGCCTCGGGAAACCCGAGGAATTTGCCGCTCTGGTGACCTTCCTGGCTTCTGAGCGGGCTGGATACATCACGGGTGCGTCCGTTCAGATCGATGGCGGTTTTTTCAAGGGTGTCGCCTAG
- a CDS encoding long-chain-fatty-acid--CoA ligase, whose amino-acid sequence MDRIWLKSYDPRVPHHAEYPEECLPRLLEARVKKLPGNSATEFYGARLTYEALWKQISSLANALRLLGLRHGDRVAVMLPNCPQTVITYYAVLWLGGVVVLTNPLYVEREMEHQWKDSGAKYLVVLDHLYPKARKVIPETAIEKVIVTGIAECLPFLLKHLYPLKAKLKKLFTAVPYDERTIFNFTRLIRSTEPTPPPCEVRLDDLALLQYTGGTTGIAKGVMLSHRNILSNVIQLASWVQDLRFGEERFLALLPIFHVFGMTVAMNLPLYAGSALVLVPRFDIDEIMKTIRKARPTLFPGVPTIYAAINGHPKAETFDLSSIRICVTGSAPMPVESLRRFESLTGSVILEGYGLSETSPVTHANPVEGVRKPGSIGLALPDTDCKIVDLELGTRDMAVGEVGELVIRGPQVMKAYWKMPEETANALRDGWLYTGDIARMDEDGYVYIIDRKKDMIISGGYNIYPREVDEVLYEHPKVLDAVAVGVPDDYRGEIVKAFIVPRVGETLTEDEIKQFCKTRLAAYKVPRLIELRDSLPKTAVGKISRKELRKQALDEHESKKTREKADDGR is encoded by the coding sequence ATGGATCGCATCTGGTTGAAGAGCTATGATCCCCGAGTGCCTCACCACGCAGAATACCCGGAAGAATGTCTGCCGCGGCTGCTCGAAGCGAGAGTGAAGAAGCTCCCCGGGAATTCGGCAACGGAGTTCTACGGTGCCCGGTTGACTTACGAGGCCTTGTGGAAGCAGATTTCCAGCCTCGCCAACGCCCTCCGGCTCCTCGGCTTGCGACACGGCGACCGGGTCGCCGTCATGCTCCCGAACTGCCCCCAGACCGTGATCACGTATTACGCGGTCCTCTGGCTGGGAGGCGTGGTCGTACTGACGAATCCGCTCTACGTCGAACGCGAGATGGAACATCAGTGGAAAGACTCGGGTGCGAAGTACCTCGTCGTTCTGGATCACCTCTATCCCAAGGCCCGAAAGGTCATCCCGGAGACGGCGATCGAAAAGGTCATCGTGACCGGCATAGCGGAATGTCTCCCGTTCCTTCTGAAGCATCTCTATCCACTCAAGGCGAAACTGAAAAAACTCTTCACGGCCGTTCCCTACGATGAGCGGACGATTTTCAATTTCACCCGGCTGATCCGCTCGACGGAGCCGACGCCTCCACCTTGCGAGGTGAGGCTCGACGACCTGGCACTGCTCCAATACACCGGTGGAACCACGGGCATCGCCAAGGGAGTCATGCTGTCCCACCGGAACATCCTGAGCAATGTCATCCAGCTTGCCTCCTGGGTGCAGGACCTGAGGTTCGGGGAGGAGCGTTTTCTCGCCCTTCTGCCGATCTTTCACGTTTTCGGCATGACCGTCGCAATGAATCTGCCCCTGTATGCGGGGAGCGCGCTGGTGCTCGTTCCGAGGTTCGATATCGACGAAATCATGAAGACCATCAGGAAGGCGAGGCCCACTCTGTTCCCGGGGGTTCCCACCATATATGCGGCCATAAACGGTCATCCGAAAGCGGAGACGTTCGATCTGTCCTCGATTCGCATCTGCGTTACCGGATCGGCCCCGATGCCGGTGGAGTCTTTGCGCAGGTTCGAAAGTCTCACCGGCAGTGTCATTCTTGAAGGCTACGGCCTCTCGGAAACGAGCCCGGTCACTCACGCCAATCCTGTCGAGGGGGTGCGCAAGCCGGGCTCGATCGGGTTGGCGCTGCCGGATACCGACTGCAAGATCGTCGACCTGGAATTGGGAACCCGTGACATGGCTGTGGGTGAGGTGGGTGAGCTGGTGATCCGAGGGCCGCAGGTCATGAAGGCCTACTGGAAGATGCCGGAAGAGACGGCCAACGCGCTCAGAGACGGTTGGCTCTACACCGGAGACATCGCGAGGATGGATGAAGACGGGTATGTCTACATCATCGACCGCAAGAAGGATATGATCATATCCGGGGGCTACAACATTTATCCGCGGGAGGTCGATGAGGTGCTCTACGAGCATCCGAAGGTTCTCGACGCCGTGGCCGTGGGCGTTCCCGACGATTACCGGGGAGAAATCGTCAAGGCGTTCATTGTGCCCCGAGTGGGGGAGACCCTGACGGAAGATGAAATCAAGCAGTTTTGCAAGACCAGATTGGCGGCCTATAAGGTCCCCCGGCTGATTGAACTGAGGGATTCCCTGCCGAAGACGGCGGTTGGGAAAATCTCCAGGAAGGAGCTGCGCAAGCAGGCGCTTGACGAGCATGAGTCGAAAAAGACGCGGGAAAAGGCCGATGACGGGCGCTGA
- a CDS encoding DUF1015 domain-containing protein has protein sequence MAEIAPFRGLRYSPKAAPDLAKVVIPPYDVISPAEQELFLHTSPYNMVHLELGRSDRSDTPENNSHTRAGRTFEDWVRNGVLVREALPAVYYYELDYALSPGKEATRRGFICAMRLEDFRSGTVRPHEKTFQAVKDERLGLMLSCGANLSSVFSLYSDPESVVDETLRSGREAAPAMAFVDRQGMSHRIWRVTDRGVLQRVAELMKGKAIFIADGHHRYETGLNYRDLQRRRNPSAGPHAAFEYIMMYLSNLNQEGLTILPTHRLLRNLGSWDPESILKRAEAFFEVKRFSSDVPGERMLCSELASRGDRKETAIGFFWDNVGSFFLLSARREPVSSYLAGRGIPVETRGLDVVVLDQVVLRNLLGLSEEYLSSEHNIHFKHDLAESIGAVRSGDYEAAFLINPTRIEQVQEVASAKLVMPHKSTYFYPKVGSGMVIRSLSPEEETVW, from the coding sequence ATGGCGGAGATTGCCCCGTTTCGCGGATTGCGCTACAGTCCGAAAGCAGCGCCGGATCTTGCAAAGGTCGTCATTCCACCTTACGACGTCATCTCACCCGCCGAGCAGGAGCTCTTTCTGCATACCAGCCCTTACAACATGGTTCACCTGGAGCTGGGCAGGAGCGACCGCTCGGACACACCGGAGAACAACAGTCACACCCGCGCGGGACGCACCTTCGAGGATTGGGTGCGAAATGGAGTGCTGGTTCGCGAGGCGCTGCCGGCCGTGTATTATTACGAGCTCGACTACGCGCTCTCGCCCGGAAAGGAGGCCACGCGCCGCGGCTTCATCTGCGCCATGCGCCTGGAGGACTTCCGATCCGGCACGGTGCGTCCCCACGAAAAGACCTTTCAGGCAGTCAAGGATGAGCGCCTGGGTCTGATGCTGTCCTGCGGAGCGAACCTCAGTTCGGTGTTTTCACTGTATTCGGACCCCGAAAGCGTCGTGGACGAAACGCTCCGGTCGGGCCGTGAAGCCGCACCGGCCATGGCTTTCGTGGACCGCCAGGGAATGAGCCACCGCATCTGGAGGGTGACCGACCGCGGCGTGTTGCAGCGTGTGGCGGAGCTGATGAAGGGGAAGGCTATTTTCATTGCGGACGGGCATCACCGTTATGAAACCGGCCTGAATTACCGGGACCTCCAGAGACGGCGGAATCCGTCGGCCGGTCCGCATGCCGCGTTCGAGTACATTATGATGTATTTGTCCAACCTCAATCAGGAAGGGCTCACGATTCTTCCCACCCACAGGCTGCTCAGAAACCTCGGCTCGTGGGATCCCGAATCGATCTTGAAAAGAGCCGAAGCATTCTTTGAGGTGAAGCGGTTTTCATCCGACGTTCCGGGGGAGCGCATGCTGTGCTCCGAACTGGCGTCGCGGGGGGACCGCAAGGAAACCGCCATCGGGTTTTTCTGGGACAACGTCGGGTCCTTTTTCCTTTTGTCCGCGAGAAGAGAGCCCGTCTCGTCCTATCTGGCCGGCAGGGGTATTCCCGTGGAAACGCGCGGTCTCGATGTGGTGGTTTTGGATCAGGTCGTTTTGCGGAACCTGTTGGGGCTTTCGGAGGAGTACCTGTCCAGCGAGCACAATATTCACTTTAAACACGATCTCGCGGAGAGCATCGGCGCAGTCCGGTCCGGAGACTATGAGGCCGCTTTTCTCATCAACCCGACCCGGATCGAACAGGTCCAGGAAGTGGCGAGCGCAAAGCTCGTCATGCCCCACAAGTCCACCTACTTCTATCCGAAGGTCGGCAGCGGAATGGTGATCCGTTCGCTGTCGCCCGAAGAGGAGACGGTCTGGTAG